The Osmerus eperlanus chromosome 12, fOsmEpe2.1, whole genome shotgun sequence genome has a segment encoding these proteins:
- the syt5b gene encoding synaptotagmin Vb — MRMASVFRDRRAVKHAEPEPQEPEPQEPEPPETAHHPSPEHHHPGHDYDHMKDKFMNELGRLPLPMWAVGAIVVLVLALVSCFIFCFFKKCFGKKKKPKKTRERKGGRRRRGDKEGEGEGGEKEGEEKKEGEGEEKEQEKLGKLEFSLDYNFTDAQLIVGILQAQDLAAMDMGGTSDPYVKVYLLPDKKKKYETKVQRKNLCPVFNETFIFKIPYAELGGKTLVMQVFDFDRFSKHDVIGEIKIPMSSVDLGQPMQQWRDLEGGEKEEQEVLGDICISLRYVPTAGKLTVNIMEAKNLKKMDVGGLSDPFVKVVLQQNGKRIKKKKTTVKKNTLNPYFNESFSFEIPFEQIQKVQVVITVFDYDKLGSNDAIGKTFMGYGATGVGLRHWSDMLANPRRPIAQWHTLQLEEEVDAALKVPPR, encoded by the exons ATGAGAATGGCCAGCGTGTTCCGGGATCGCCGTGCTGTGAAGCATGCAGAACCAGAACCACAAGAACCAGAACCACAAGAACCAGAACCACCAGAAACagcccaccacccctctccagaACACCACCACCCCGGCCACGACTACGACCACATGAAGGATAAGTTCATGAACGAACTGGGCAGACTGCCTT tgCCCATGTGGGCCGTGGGGGCCAtcgtggtgctggtgctggctCTGGTGAGCTGCTTCATCTTCTGCTTCTTCAAGAAATGCTTCGGCAAGAAGAAGAAACCGAAGAAGAcccgggagaggaagggaggccgacggaggaggggagacaaggagggagaaggagaggggggggagaag gagggtgaggagaagaaggaaggagaaggagaggagaaggagcaggagaagcTGGGGAAACTGGAGTTCTCCCTGGACTACAACTTCACAGACGCCCAG CTCATAGTAGGTATCCTCCAGGCCCAGGACCTGGCTGCCATGGACATGGGAGGAACCTCGGACCCCTACGTCAAAGTCTACCTGCTGccagacaagaagaagaagtacGAGACTAAAGTCCAGCGCAAGAACCTGTGTCCAGTTTTCAACGAGACCTTCATCTTCAAG atCCCCTATGCAGAGCTGGGGGGGAAGACCCTGGTGATGCAGGTCTTCGACTTCGACCGTTTCTCCAAGCACGACGTTATCGGGGAGATCAAGATCCCCATGAGCAGTGTGGACCTGGGCCAGCCCATGCAGCAGTGGAGAGACCTGGAAGGAGGCGAGAAAGAGGAG CAAGAGGTACTGGGGGACATCTGCATCTCCCTGCGTTATGTTCCCACCGCTGGAAAGCTCACCGTCAACATCATGGAGGCTAAGAACCTGAAGAAGATGGATGTTGGTGGCCTGTCAG ATCCCTTCGTGAAGGTGGTGCTGCAGCAGAACGGAAAACGGATCAAGAAGAAAAAGACGACAGTGAAGAAGAACACACTGAACCCGTACTTCAACGAGAGCTTCAGCTTCGAGATCCCCTTCGAGCAGATACAG AAAGTGCAGGTGGTCATCACGGTGTTCGACTACGACAAACTGGGGAGCAACGATGCTATCGGCAAGACCTTCATGGGGTACGGAGCCACAGGGGTCGGCCTCCGCCATTGGTCAGACATGTTGGCCAATCCCAGACGCCCCATCGCCCAGTGGCACACgctccagctggaggaggaagtggacgcAGCGCTGAAGGTTCCGCCTCGCTAA
- the LOC134031700 gene encoding C-type lectin lectoxin-Enh4-like gives MYILVLGPRTWRKAQIYCRQSYTDLASIRNQAENIEIQKFVLGEKSSAIVWIGLFKDDWKWSDQSTSSFRSWEIGEPRDDDDCVFTHPYFSWQWFSHNCSSSRYVICHDGCIPTTPAKVKLVGRVELVPNSPSDLEDPAMLDSILQQMKAAGRIPEHSTLRWKKQKDGKVFHKKEEEEEGGRGDTCH, from the exons ATGTACATCCTAGTTCTAGGACCAAGAACTTGGAGAAAAGCTCAGATCTACTGCAGACAGAGTTACACAGACCTGGCCAGCATCAGGAACCAGGCTGAAAACATTGAGATACAGAAATTTGTTCTGGGAGAGAAATCATCTGCCATCGTCTGGATCGGTCTGTTCAAAGACGACTGGAAGTGGTCAGACCAGTCTACCTCCTCCTTCAGATCCTGGGAAATTGGCGAACCACGTGATGACGATGACTGTGTCTTCACACATCCATATTTTTCATGGCAGTGGTTTTCTCACAATTGTTCTTCATCCAGATATGTTATTTGCCACGATG GCTGCATTCCTACAACTCCTGCTAAGGTGAAGCTGGTGGGGAGAGTGGAACTGGTTCCTAATTCACCTTCAGACTTAGAGGATCCTGCCATGTTGGACTCCATCTTGCAGCAA ATGAAGGCAGCTGGGAGGATCCCAGAGCACAGCACGCTGAGATGGAAGAAGCAGAAGGATGGGAAGGTTTTCcacaagaaggaggaggaggaggagggaggaagaggagacacgTGTCATTAA
- the zgc:56095 gene encoding ferritin, lower subunit-like, whose protein sequence is MQSLVKHNFHPECEADINKLINTKLGASYTYLALGMYFDRDDVALPSFSSFFLERSGKEREHAETLLEYQNTRGGNVLLQTVAKPSREDWKGGLDAISFSLDFQKSLNSSILEVHRRAGSHTDPHLCDFLEQHFLDDSHKTMKQLGDYAGSLGRLVSSQTHGAMGEYLFDKHTL, encoded by the exons ATGCAGTCGCTGGTGAAACACAACTTCCACCCGGAATGTGAGGCGGACATCAACAAATTGATCAACACCAAGCTGGGCGCATCCTACACGTACCTGGCCCTG GGGATGTACTTTGACAGGGATGATGTGGCCTTGCCCAGCTTCTCCAGCTTCTTCCTGGAGCGctctgggaaggagagggagcatGCAGAGACCCTGCTGGAGTACCAGAACACGAGGGGGGGAAACGTTCTGCTTCAGACCGTAGCA AAGCCCAGCAGAGAGGACTGGAAGGGAGGTCTTGATgcgatctccttctctctggacTTCCAGAAGTCCCTGAACTCCTCCATCCTGGAGGTGCACCGCCGGGCCGGTTCACACACCGACCCTCAT ctgtGTGACTTCCTGGAGCAGCACTTCCTGGACGACAGCCACAAGACCATGAAGCAGCTGGGAGACTACGCCGGCAGCCTGGGCCGACTGGTTTCCTCCCAGACTCATGGAGCCATGGGAGAGTACCTGTTTGACAAGCACACTCTGTGA